One Miscanthus floridulus cultivar M001 chromosome 11, ASM1932011v1, whole genome shotgun sequence DNA window includes the following coding sequences:
- the LOC136492135 gene encoding uncharacterized protein, producing MAGSYAAVPFSTPLGAHPWATPALFSAAPPAGSYAAVPFSTPLGAHPWAAPALFSAAPPAGSYAAMPISTPLATHPWAALALFSAAPPALSSAAPPVFTTATATVAPLPAQQPPPSTGAFGEWMATFDHLQRQMDVLATLVHNIEAQPASVPSSSPTLLSTSPSLIPSFTTPSPVPPQQDSDGVFYGGVDGIQTSAAQLQAVAHCLLARRQGRQHPIFKRRRPVVPTAAALQLTERKAIARASACKVFAAVRLQAAARGLLARRRLQKMRSPMHEATLAAVNLSIGERDLAWSVDLAWSDGHQQPRQPAVVFRRKHGVFSVGGELQLCGTGDMGAASLLVTGGDALPSAIAFRHRPPRARLRWLLLPPILGGHTRAPLSFRWSPWDPGGYTRAGPASGGCPPYFQESKIKSRSLL from the coding sequence atggCCGGATCCTACGCCGCCGTGCCCTTCTCCACACCGCTCGGCGCACATCCCTGGGCTACGCCAGCCCTATTCTCCGCAGCGCCGCCGGCCGGATCCTACGCCGCCGTGCCCTTCTCCACACCGCTCGGCGCACATCCCTGGGCTGCGCCAGCCCTGTTCTCCGCAGCGCCGCCGGCCGGATCCTACGCCGCCATGCCCATCTCCACGCCGCTCGCCACACATCCTTGGGCTGCGCTGGCCCTGTTCTCCGCAGCACCGCCGGCCCTGTCCTCCGCAGCTCCGCCCGTGTTCACCACCGCCACAGCCACTGTGGCGCCCTTGCCTGCACAGCAGCCTCCACCTTCCACAGGTGCCTTCGGTGAGTGGATGGCGACCTTCGACCACCTGCAGCGCCAGATGGACGTCCTCGCGACCCTCGTCCATAACATTGAAGCACAGCCGGCGTCGGTGCCGAGCAGCAGTCCCACGCTGCTTTCCACCTCTCCTTCACTGATCCCGTCATTCACCACCCCCAGCCCCGTGCCGCCACAGCAGGACAGCGATGGCGTCTTTTACGGGGGCGTGGATGGCATCCAGACATCGGCGGCGCAGCTGCAGGCGGTGGCGCATTGCCTCCTAGCGCGCCGGCAGGGACGACAACACCCCATCTTCAAGCGGCGGCGTCCAGTCGTCCCTACAGCAGCAGCCTTGCAGCTCACGGAGAGGAAGGCGATTGCGCGGGCAAGTGCCTGCAAGGTGTTTGCGGCGGTGCGGCTGCAGGCTGCGGCGCGTGGCCTCCTAGCGCGCCGGCGGCTGCAGAAGATGCGCTCACCTATGCACGAGGCGACCTTGGCGGCGGTCAACCTCAGCATAGGGGAGCGCGACCTAGCATGGTCGGTCGACCTCGCCTGGTCGGACGGCCACCAGCAACCGCGCCAACCTGCTGTTGTCTTCAGGCGCAAGCATGGTGTTTTTTCCGTGGGCGGCGAACTCCAACTCTGCGGCACTGGCGATATGGGAGCAGCTTCCCTCCTTGTCACCGGCGGGGACGCACTGCCTAGCGCCATCGCATTCCGCCACCGTCCGCCACGAGCACGTCTCCGCTGGTTGCTGTTGCCACCAATTCTAGGTGGCCATACCCGTGCACCCCTCTCGTTCCGATGGTCTCCATGGGATCCAGGTGGCTACACACGTGCTGGTCCAGCAAGCGGAGGGTGCCCGCCGTATTTTCAGGAGTCAAAAATAAAGAGTCGTAGTCTTCTTTAA